A single window of Ignavibacteriota bacterium DNA harbors:
- a CDS encoding D-alanine--D-alanine ligase, with amino-acid sequence MKIAVIFGGISTERNVAITGGRSVIEALRGLGYDVMPCDPAFGAEFFEQSENLFSDMSQFNDIEEIQNYDPRNYINAINSSHFDEIDAAFIVLHGKYGEDGLIQSLLEFRGIPYTGSKVKASSLSSDKSASKYAFASSGVLTPPWILVSREDVKNENLSREIRNQFGKELVIKPNDQGSTIGLTIVETGNLDDIERGLELASKYSNDILIEKYIAGRELTVGIVGDDALPIIEIDIEDGFYDYEHKYTKGKTNYICPAEISEDIAEFTQSMALAAYHSLGCSGFGRVDFRLDDEGQPFCLEVNTIPGFTAQSLVPMAAKLVGTEFPELCKKLIDIAIEDFNKRK; translated from the coding sequence ATGAAAATAGCAGTTATTTTTGGCGGAATTTCAACAGAGAGAAATGTTGCTATAACAGGTGGCAGATCGGTAATTGAAGCGCTCAGAGGTCTTGGATACGATGTAATGCCATGCGACCCTGCTTTCGGTGCTGAATTTTTTGAGCAATCAGAAAATTTATTTTCGGATATGTCTCAATTCAATGATATTGAAGAAATCCAGAATTATGACCCAAGAAATTATATCAATGCAATCAATTCAAGTCATTTTGATGAAATTGATGCCGCATTTATAGTTCTGCATGGTAAATATGGTGAAGATGGACTCATTCAGTCTTTGCTTGAATTCAGGGGAATTCCCTATACCGGAAGTAAAGTCAAAGCAAGCAGTTTATCATCTGATAAATCAGCTTCCAAGTATGCTTTTGCGTCCTCGGGCGTACTGACACCACCATGGATTTTGGTTTCGCGTGAAGATGTTAAAAATGAGAACTTATCTCGGGAAATCAGGAATCAATTTGGTAAAGAACTTGTAATCAAGCCTAATGACCAAGGTTCAACAATTGGTCTTACTATAGTAGAAACAGGCAATCTTGATGATATTGAGCGCGGTCTTGAGCTTGCTTCCAAGTATTCTAATGATATTCTGATTGAGAAATATATTGCAGGAAGAGAGCTTACTGTCGGAATAGTAGGCGATGATGCACTTCCGATCATAGAAATTGATATTGAAGATGGTTTCTATGATTACGAACATAAATATACAAAAGGTAAAACAAATTATATTTGTCCTGCAGAAATAAGTGAAGACATAGCTGAATTTACTCAATCAATGGCTCTTGCTGCCTATCATTCTCTTGGTTGCTCGGGATTTGGAAGAGTTGATTTCAGGCTTGATGACGAAGGTCAGCCTTTCTGCCTTGAAGTCAATACTATACCGGGATTTACAGCTCAGAGTCTGGTACCTATGGCGGCGAAACTTGTCGGAACAGAATTTCCTGAACTTTGCAAAAAATTGATTGATATTGCAATTGAAGACTTTAATAAACGTAAATAA
- the aspS gene encoding aspartate--tRNA ligase: protein MIFKKRSVNCGQLKTEDVDRKVVLNGWASTVRDLGGLIFVDVRDRFGITQAVFEPEKNPVLAEKAKDIKTEYVVWIEGTVRLRSNPNKNIPTGLIEVVAEDFAIINKADLPPFPIEDGIETSEEIKLKYRYLDLRRPELQRNFIIRNQLYQIVHRYYNENNFLEVETPVLMKSTPEGARDFLVPSRINKGKFYALPQSPQIFKQILMMSGFDRYMQIVKCFRDEDLRSDRQPEFTQVDVEMSFIDREDILEVTEKLFARVWKEVLNIDIELPIRRMSYETAMNNYGSDKPDLRFDMKISHLNDGLKSCDFKVFKDIIESNGLIGAICVKGGAELSRKHLDELTEFAKKYGAKGLAWIKYIDGDINSPIAKFLTDEEKDFIRQTCGAENGDLILISSDKKNRALTILGALRLEVASRIGILDKVKGKYEFLWVLDFPLFEYDDETGRYYAMHHPFTSPMEEDLHLLDTDPSKVRAKAYDIVCNGAEIGGGSIRIHDNQVQKVMFDKLGLSESEIEEKFGFLIKALKFGAPPHGGIALGLDRMVMILAGTDNIRDVIAFPKTTSGLSLMDGSPSEVDISQLNELGVDLIKKNN, encoded by the coding sequence ATGATATTTAAAAAAAGAAGTGTTAATTGTGGTCAGCTAAAGACCGAAGATGTTGATAGAAAAGTTGTCCTCAATGGATGGGCATCTACTGTAAGAGATTTAGGCGGATTAATATTTGTTGATGTTAGAGATCGGTTCGGTATTACTCAAGCAGTTTTCGAACCTGAGAAAAACCCCGTACTTGCCGAAAAGGCAAAAGATATAAAAACAGAATATGTTGTATGGATAGAAGGCACAGTCAGACTTCGCTCAAATCCAAACAAAAACATTCCTACAGGATTAATTGAAGTTGTTGCTGAAGACTTTGCTATTATCAATAAAGCAGATTTGCCACCATTCCCAATTGAAGACGGAATCGAAACTAGTGAAGAAATCAAACTTAAATACAGATATCTTGATTTGAGAAGACCTGAGCTTCAGAGGAACTTCATTATCAGAAATCAACTTTATCAGATTGTACATCGTTATTACAACGAAAATAACTTTCTTGAAGTTGAAACTCCGGTATTGATGAAATCTACACCCGAAGGAGCGAGAGATTTCCTTGTACCGAGCAGAATTAACAAGGGAAAATTTTATGCATTGCCTCAGTCTCCGCAGATTTTTAAGCAAATATTAATGATGTCGGGATTTGATCGGTATATGCAGATTGTAAAGTGCTTTCGGGATGAGGACTTACGTTCTGATCGCCAGCCTGAATTTACCCAAGTGGATGTCGAAATGTCATTTATTGACCGCGAGGATATTCTTGAAGTTACTGAGAAGCTTTTTGCAAGAGTTTGGAAAGAAGTCCTCAATATTGATATAGAGCTTCCAATCCGGCGAATGAGTTACGAAACTGCTATGAACAATTATGGCTCGGATAAGCCTGATTTAAGATTCGATATGAAAATATCACACTTGAATGATGGTTTAAAAAGTTGCGATTTCAAAGTATTTAAAGATATTATAGAGTCAAATGGTTTAATAGGTGCAATTTGTGTAAAAGGTGGAGCTGAATTATCCAGAAAACATCTTGACGAACTTACTGAATTTGCCAAGAAATATGGTGCAAAAGGACTCGCCTGGATTAAATATATAGATGGAGATATTAATTCCCCTATTGCAAAATTCCTCACAGATGAGGAAAAAGATTTTATTCGTCAAACTTGCGGAGCTGAAAATGGCGATTTGATATTGATTTCATCGGATAAGAAAAACCGTGCACTGACAATTTTAGGAGCTTTACGTCTGGAGGTTGCATCAAGAATTGGTATTCTTGATAAGGTTAAAGGCAAATATGAGTTCCTTTGGGTACTTGATTTTCCATTATTTGAATATGACGATGAGACAGGACGTTACTACGCAATGCATCATCCATTTACATCACCTATGGAGGAAGATTTGCATCTTTTGGATACCGATCCATCGAAAGTCAGAGCAAAGGCTTACGATATAGTTTGTAACGGAGCTGAAATTGGTGGAGGAAGCATAAGAATACATGACAATCAGGTACAAAAAGTTATGTTCGACAAGTTGGGGCTGTCAGAATCTGAAATAGAAGAAAAATTTGGATTTTTGATTAAAGCTCTCAAGTTCGGTGCTCCACCACACGGCGGAATTGCTTTAGGGCTTGACCGTATGGTTATGATACTTGCCGGAACTGATAATATCCGTGATGTAATTGCATTTCCTAAAACTACAAGCGGACTATCGCTAATGGATGGTTCACCATCTGAAGTTGATATTTCTCAATTAAATGAATTAGGTGTTGATTTAATCAAAAAAAATAACTAA
- a CDS encoding M15 family metallopeptidase, with translation MKYIFSLVAILSLGLFAVKSSLYSDSEMTFDSSIAGTKAPKNIIDSLILLDVEYYNFSGSLTRGQLVINQAVEDDVRQAFEILKEEKFPIHKVVPIVKYDWSDDESMKSNNTSAFNYRFIAGTQRLSNHASGRAIDINPRQNPVIYSDGRISPKGAKYNPNEPGTLSSNSKVVIFLKSKGWRWGGDWTSLKDYHHFDKP, from the coding sequence ATGAAATACATATTTTCTTTGGTTGCAATCTTATCTTTAGGATTATTTGCAGTTAAATCATCCCTATACTCAGACTCTGAAATGACATTTGATTCTTCAATTGCAGGAACAAAAGCTCCAAAAAATATCATTGATTCATTAATATTACTTGATGTCGAATATTATAATTTCAGCGGTTCACTTACGAGAGGTCAACTTGTAATAAATCAAGCTGTTGAAGATGATGTCCGTCAGGCATTTGAAATATTGAAAGAGGAGAAATTCCCCATTCATAAGGTTGTTCCGATTGTAAAATATGACTGGAGTGATGACGAATCTATGAAAAGTAACAATACTTCTGCATTTAACTACAGATTTATAGCAGGAACACAACGTCTTTCGAATCATGCAAGCGGCAGAGCAATTGATATAAACCCACGACAAAACCCCGTAATATACAGCGATGGAAGAATTTCACCCAAAGGAGCCAAATATAATCCCAACGAACCGGGCACTTTGTCTTCAAATTCGAAAGTAGTGATATTTTTAAAATCAAAAGGCTGGAGATGGGGTGGTGACTGGACCTCTCTTAAAGATTATCACCATTTTGACAAACCATAA
- a CDS encoding acetate--CoA ligase family protein has translation MVVNELINPKSIVIVGGSNDIEKPGGKILKNIIDGNYRGQLSVVNPKETIVQGVKCFADVKDIDDAELAIIAIPSRMTLDTIKTLAYEKSTKAFIILSAGFSEFGEAGKLLEQEIVKVVESVGGSLIGPNCIGIVTHSYKGVFAGLIPQLSNKGCDLVSGSGATICFILEMAVPRGLMFNSIFSVGNSAQIGVEEVLEYWDDTFDPKTSSKVKLFYIEQIHNPDKLLKHCRSLIKKGCRIAAIKAGTTEAGSRAVSSHTGALAGSDTAVEALFRKAGIIRCYSRQELVYVGGVLLHKPLTGKNIAVITHAGGSGVMLTDTLAKGGLSIPKIEGPAAEELLAQLYHGSSVSNPIDFLATGNADQLGTILEYVDREFHNIDASVVIFGTTGMFDVTGVYDVLHEKMKWCKKPIYPCLPSVVQAEKAVKHFLSLGRIDFTDEVALGSALSKIYNTAPPADEYTLPEVDKKIIREVIDNSDDGYLSPEKIQKLLDAVGIPRVKELIAESKEDALKKASELGFPLVLKVVGPIHKTDVGGVVLNVRHPDIVAAEFDRMMQIPDATGIMLQQMLSGTELFVGAKHEEDFGHIVLLGLGGIFIEVLKDISSALAPVSRVEALKMMSELKSYKLLEGVRKREGVNKEIFAEILERLSALLDAAPEIMELDLNPLLGKSDSIIAVDGRIRIEKK, from the coding sequence ATGGTAGTTAATGAGTTAATAAACCCAAAAAGTATAGTAATTGTAGGTGGCTCGAATGATATCGAAAAGCCCGGCGGAAAAATTCTGAAAAATATAATTGACGGAAACTATCGTGGGCAATTATCAGTTGTCAATCCTAAGGAAACAATTGTACAGGGTGTTAAGTGTTTTGCTGATGTTAAAGATATTGATGATGCAGAACTTGCAATTATTGCAATACCTTCCCGAATGACACTTGATACAATCAAAACCTTAGCTTACGAAAAATCCACAAAAGCATTCATAATACTTTCTGCAGGATTTAGTGAATTCGGAGAAGCCGGAAAACTATTAGAGCAGGAGATTGTTAAAGTAGTTGAAAGTGTGGGCGGCTCGCTTATTGGTCCAAACTGTATCGGGATTGTTACTCATAGTTACAAAGGTGTATTTGCCGGATTAATTCCACAATTAAGCAATAAGGGCTGTGATTTGGTATCCGGCTCAGGCGCAACAATTTGCTTTATATTGGAAATGGCTGTTCCCCGCGGACTAATGTTCAACAGTATTTTTTCTGTTGGAAACAGTGCTCAAATCGGTGTCGAAGAAGTGCTTGAATACTGGGATGATACTTTCGACCCGAAAACTTCATCCAAAGTCAAATTGTTCTATATAGAACAAATTCATAATCCCGATAAACTGCTTAAGCATTGCCGCTCATTAATTAAGAAAGGATGCCGTATTGCAGCTATCAAAGCCGGAACAACTGAAGCCGGCTCACGGGCTGTTTCATCTCATACCGGAGCATTAGCAGGCTCAGATACTGCTGTCGAGGCATTATTCCGCAAAGCCGGCATAATTCGATGCTACTCACGCCAGGAGCTTGTTTATGTTGGTGGAGTTCTACTTCATAAACCTCTCACCGGAAAAAATATTGCAGTCATTACTCATGCAGGTGGATCGGGTGTTATGCTTACCGATACTCTGGCTAAAGGCGGTTTAAGTATACCAAAAATCGAAGGTCCAGCCGCAGAAGAACTGCTTGCGCAGCTTTATCACGGATCATCTGTATCAAATCCGATAGATTTTCTTGCTACAGGAAATGCTGACCAACTCGGTACAATTCTGGAATATGTTGACCGTGAATTTCATAATATTGATGCCTCTGTAGTGATTTTCGGAACTACCGGAATGTTCGATGTAACTGGAGTGTATGATGTTCTCCATGAGAAAATGAAATGGTGCAAAAAGCCTATTTATCCATGTCTGCCATCTGTTGTTCAAGCGGAAAAAGCCGTAAAACACTTCCTTTCGCTTGGTAGAATTGACTTCACTGATGAAGTTGCACTTGGTTCAGCGCTTTCGAAGATTTATAATACTGCTCCACCTGCTGATGAATATACTCTACCTGAAGTTGATAAAAAAATAATAAGAGAAGTTATTGATAATTCAGATGACGGCTACTTATCTCCTGAGAAAATTCAGAAATTGCTTGATGCAGTTGGAATCCCGAGAGTAAAAGAATTGATTGCTGAATCAAAAGAAGATGCTCTCAAAAAAGCTTCAGAGCTTGGATTTCCTTTAGTATTGAAAGTTGTCGGTCCGATTCATAAAACTGATGTCGGTGGAGTCGTACTCAATGTTCGGCATCCTGATATAGTGGCGGCTGAATTCGACCGAATGATGCAGATTCCCGATGCTACCGGAATTATGCTTCAGCAGATGCTTAGCGGTACTGAACTTTTTGTGGGAGCAAAGCATGAAGAAGATTTCGGGCATATTGTACTTCTTGGTCTTGGAGGCATATTTATCGAAGTGCTTAAAGATATTTCCTCTGCACTTGCACCTGTAAGCAGAGTTGAAGCTTTGAAAATGATGTCCGAGCTGAAATCTTACAAACTTCTTGAAGGAGTGCGTAAACGTGAAGGTGTAAATAAGGAAATATTTGCAGAAATTTTGGAAAGATTATCAGCTCTGCTTGATGCAGCACCGGAAATTATGGAATTAGACCTGAATCCGCTTCTTGGGAAGTCTGATTCAATTATAGCTGTGGATGGAAGAATCAGGATTGAAAAAAAATAA
- a CDS encoding flippase-like domain-containing protein produces MNKGICTALKWLLTLALVVVSFYFALKDINMSMLWESIRTANYLWVFLSLPIIIASHYVRALRWRTILKPIMNPGSTINLFSAVMVGYFFNSIYPRLGEFVRPYVYAKRENVSKSSVFATIVVERVIDVFTLGFLFAIAFIIARDKIANMLPGVDPQKILMFSVFVLFILFFSFYPPFINFALKFIVKPFSTKIHDRILDIFAKFRLGFSVIKNPRSYIRLIAESLLIWLCYALPMYLMFFCFPFSQTIDVSIGDALFLVIVSGIGVTIAPTPSGIGVMHSLIMYAMMGLYGIQEEMALAYATINHASSLFIQLTVGGIFLIRERITKIPDDLSNNNENNNNIELKTT; encoded by the coding sequence ATGAATAAAGGTATCTGTACAGCATTAAAGTGGCTACTTACTTTGGCACTTGTCGTAGTGTCATTTTATTTTGCACTTAAAGATATTAATATGAGCATGCTTTGGGAATCAATCCGAACAGCAAATTATCTTTGGGTGTTTCTGTCTTTACCTATTATCATTGCATCTCATTATGTAAGAGCTTTGCGTTGGCGTACAATTCTTAAACCCATAATGAACCCCGGTTCAACTATAAACCTGTTTTCTGCAGTCATGGTTGGTTATTTCTTCAATTCGATTTATCCTCGTCTTGGTGAGTTTGTCAGACCCTATGTTTATGCAAAGCGTGAGAATGTATCTAAATCAAGTGTATTTGCAACGATTGTGGTCGAGCGGGTTATTGATGTTTTTACACTCGGATTTCTTTTTGCTATTGCATTTATTATAGCAAGAGACAAAATTGCTAACATGCTTCCGGGTGTTGACCCTCAAAAAATATTAATGTTCTCTGTATTTGTTCTTTTTATACTCTTTTTTAGTTTTTATCCTCCTTTTATAAACTTTGCATTAAAATTTATTGTAAAACCATTTTCTACAAAAATACATGACAGAATTTTAGATATTTTCGCCAAATTCAGACTTGGTTTTTCAGTAATTAAAAATCCTCGTTCATATATCAGACTAATAGCTGAATCGCTTTTGATTTGGCTTTGCTACGCACTTCCGATGTATTTAATGTTTTTCTGTTTTCCATTTAGTCAAACGATTGATGTATCAATCGGTGATGCCTTGTTTTTGGTAATTGTAAGTGGAATTGGCGTTACTATTGCACCAACACCAAGCGGAATTGGGGTGATGCACTCACTGATAATGTACGCTATGATGGGACTGTATGGCATTCAAGAAGAAATGGCACTTGCTTATGCAACAATCAATCACGCAAGTTCACTCTTTATACAACTAACTGTAGGCGGTATATTTCTGATTAGAGAAAGGATTACCAAAATACCTGATGATTTATCAAATAACAACGAAAACAATAACAACATAGAATTAAAAACTACATAA
- a CDS encoding response regulator transcription factor, with protein MNDKVKIFIVDDHKMILDGLIHMLSKYQEFEVIGTSLTGQDAIKAANLNGIIDIFITDINLPDLDGLVLINTLKHSYPESKFIVLSMHNNKTIIRSAFQKGIMGYVLKNSGEEDLVEAIRFALEDKKFVSKEALSNLIDSFAENDIDNENNILTDRETTIAKLTSKGLTSAEIASVLFISPRTVETHRRNIMHKLGFKNQGELIKYAIESAWID; from the coding sequence TTGAATGACAAAGTAAAAATATTTATTGTTGATGACCATAAAATGATTCTTGACGGCTTGATCCATATGCTGAGTAAATACCAGGAATTTGAAGTTATCGGTACTTCACTCACTGGACAGGATGCTATAAAAGCTGCAAATCTTAACGGTATTATTGATATTTTTATAACTGATATAAACCTACCGGATTTAGATGGACTTGTGCTTATAAATACACTAAAACATTCTTATCCTGAATCAAAATTTATTGTACTTTCGATGCATAATAATAAAACAATTATCAGAAGTGCTTTCCAGAAAGGAATCATGGGTTATGTACTCAAAAATTCCGGTGAAGAGGATTTGGTTGAGGCTATAAGATTTGCATTAGAAGACAAAAAGTTTGTGTCAAAGGAGGCACTTAGTAACCTGATTGATTCTTTTGCCGAAAATGATATTGACAATGAAAATAATATACTTACAGACCGGGAAACAACTATAGCCAAACTAACTTCTAAAGGCTTAACTTCGGCAGAAATAGCATCAGTACTATTTATTTCCCCACGAACCGTCGAAACTCACAGAAGAAATATTATGCATAAACTTGGATTTAAAAATCAAGGTGAATTAATTAAATATGCAATAGAATCAGCATGGATTGATTAA
- a CDS encoding serine/threonine-protein phosphatase, whose protein sequence is MYALESMNQREIYKLVENITSGEYQNELDFLKNLVEEVVNQKEFQIVGGRIWQLNEDDLSYTIRYQYGNVQKIPDDYTLFVKDQPVLAELFEKRTTLNRENDPVLKSKGILVYSVTGAGEIVKLKSGKFYKFVLGFNANEILQSFFETLNIISSVATITMRSFGTEEQKKMQRDIIKASEIQRNLLPEHYQEFHDYKIYGVCIPDSAVGGDYFDYLHNNAEEEESFGIVISDAASKGLPAAIQALFVSGAIRMAQAFSPKISTMFSRLNTLIFETFPYERFVTLFYCELMPTSNRLVLYANAGHCSPIYYRVEKDEVFALEPTGGLLGLVHHQKFNVENIVMRPGDILALFTDGINEAQDENGIAYSDNRIIEMIKLHKNKSAKEIALLIIEDVQKYAARGNYNDDRTLIIVKRDAV, encoded by the coding sequence ATGTACGCCTTAGAAAGTATGAATCAAAGAGAAATCTATAAACTGGTTGAAAATATCACTTCAGGTGAATATCAAAACGAGCTTGATTTTTTAAAAAATTTAGTTGAAGAAGTAGTTAATCAAAAAGAATTTCAGATTGTCGGTGGTAGAATCTGGCAGTTAAATGAAGATGATTTATCTTATACAATTCGTTATCAATACGGAAATGTTCAGAAAATTCCGGACGATTATACCCTATTTGTTAAAGACCAGCCCGTTCTTGCTGAATTGTTTGAAAAACGAACCACTCTTAACAGAGAAAATGACCCTGTATTAAAATCTAAAGGGATATTAGTTTATTCTGTTACAGGTGCAGGTGAAATTGTCAAGCTCAAATCAGGAAAATTTTATAAATTTGTTCTTGGGTTTAATGCAAATGAAATCCTGCAATCATTTTTTGAAACACTGAATATTATCAGTAGTGTTGCTACAATTACAATGCGCAGTTTTGGAACAGAAGAGCAGAAAAAAATGCAACGGGACATAATTAAAGCATCAGAAATTCAGAGAAATCTGCTTCCGGAACATTATCAGGAATTTCACGATTACAAAATTTATGGAGTTTGTATTCCGGATAGTGCCGTCGGTGGTGACTATTTCGATTATCTGCACAACAACGCTGAAGAAGAAGAAAGTTTTGGTATAGTAATAAGTGATGCTGCAAGTAAAGGACTCCCTGCAGCGATTCAGGCGCTTTTTGTTTCAGGAGCAATCAGGATGGCACAAGCTTTCAGCCCGAAAATATCCACTATGTTTTCAAGGCTGAATACACTAATTTTCGAAACATTCCCTTATGAAAGATTTGTTACGCTGTTTTATTGCGAACTTATGCCAACTTCAAATAGACTTGTACTTTATGCCAATGCTGGTCATTGCTCTCCGATTTATTACAGAGTTGAAAAAGACGAAGTATTTGCTTTAGAGCCAACAGGCGGTCTTTTGGGTCTTGTTCATCATCAAAAATTTAATGTTGAGAATATTGTTATGAGACCGGGCGATATCTTGGCATTATTTACAGACGGAATTAACGAAGCTCAAGATGAAAACGGAATTGCTTACAGCGATAATCGTATTATCGAAATGATAAAGTTACATAAAAATAAATCAGCTAAAGAGATTGCATTATTAATTATTGAAGATGTACAAAAATACGCTGCTCGTGGTAATTATAATGATGACCGAACTTTAATTATTGTAAAACGGGATGCAGTTTGA
- the dapA gene encoding 4-hydroxy-tetrahydrodipicolinate synthase has protein sequence MIDATLKGTITAIVTPFKNDLSIDFDAFEKLVNFQIDSGIEGIVVCGSTGESATLSSKEKLSLIIKAVEIANGRTAIIAGTGSNDTAASIDMTLLAKESGADGVLLVAPYYNKPSQEGLFNHYLAISEAVDIPQIIYNVPGRAGINISAETQLKIAENCKNVIATKEASGDLEQMAEIMKYAPEGFVLFCGDDALALPSVSIGSSGVISVISNYVPKEFGDLIRLALSGNFLQAKELHYKLLDLMQINFIESNPVPAKAILNLMGKLENNVRLPLTPITAVSMKKIKTALLNVGIIK, from the coding sequence ATGATAGATGCTACACTCAAAGGTACTATCACAGCGATAGTAACACCATTTAAAAATGATTTGTCAATTGATTTTGATGCTTTTGAAAAACTTGTGAATTTTCAGATTGATTCAGGGATTGAGGGCATTGTTGTATGCGGCTCAACCGGTGAATCAGCTACCTTATCTTCAAAAGAAAAGCTTTCGCTTATTATTAAAGCTGTTGAAATTGCAAACGGAAGAACAGCAATTATCGCCGGAACCGGCTCAAATGATACTGCAGCGTCAATTGATATGACTCTTCTTGCTAAAGAAAGCGGAGCTGATGGTGTACTGCTTGTAGCACCCTATTATAATAAACCATCGCAAGAAGGCTTATTTAATCATTATCTCGCTATATCTGAAGCCGTTGATATTCCACAAATAATTTATAATGTTCCTGGTAGAGCCGGAATCAATATCAGCGCAGAAACTCAACTCAAAATTGCTGAAAACTGCAAAAATGTAATTGCTACAAAAGAAGCATCAGGTGATTTGGAACAAATGGCTGAAATTATGAAATATGCACCTGAAGGATTTGTATTATTCTGTGGAGATGACGCTCTTGCTCTGCCTTCTGTTTCAATTGGCTCTTCCGGAGTTATTTCTGTCATATCCAATTACGTACCTAAAGAATTCGGAGATTTAATTCGATTGGCACTAAGCGGTAATTTTCTGCAAGCTAAGGAGTTGCATTATAAATTATTAGATCTAATGCAGATTAATTTTATTGAATCTAATCCGGTTCCGGCTAAAGCCATATTAAACCTGATGGGTAAACTCGAAAATAATGTAAGACTTCCGCTAACTCCAATAACTGCAGTTAGTATGAAAAAAATTAAAACGGCATTACTAAATGTCGGTATTATAAAATAA
- a CDS encoding adenosine kinase, with amino-acid sequence MKDIELCGLGNGLVDLQFLVSDEDLIKSDLQKGAMVLIDVEKRNRLVKDFSHLEFHKVSGGSAANTIISFAQLGGKGAYKTVLGNDDFGDFYAREFHDLGIVLNAEHIETAPTGICVIFITPDSERTLYTCLAATAEFSSKNIDEDIITRSQWLYIEGYKFSEPHSTEAIYKAVEIAKKHDTKIAVTFSDTFVTELFRDGLMKVVEASDLVFCNEGEAKSFTKSDSREESFKILCDMVPNVAVTYGSEGSKIKWDGKIYDIPSFKVKPIDTTGAGDSYAGAFMYGIIKHGDAAIAGKLASNISSRIVAQMGPRAKFDMQNALIEILSDLK; translated from the coding sequence ATGAAAGATATTGAACTATGCGGATTAGGCAATGGCCTCGTTGATTTACAATTTTTAGTCAGTGATGAAGATTTGATTAAATCCGATCTTCAGAAAGGGGCTATGGTATTAATAGATGTTGAGAAGAGAAATAGATTAGTTAAAGATTTTTCTCATCTTGAATTTCACAAAGTCAGTGGTGGCTCTGCAGCAAATACTATTATATCATTTGCACAGCTTGGTGGCAAAGGAGCCTATAAAACAGTTCTCGGTAATGATGATTTCGGCGATTTTTATGCCCGCGAATTTCACGATCTTGGAATTGTACTGAACGCTGAACATATTGAGACTGCACCGACCGGTATATGCGTGATTTTCATAACACCTGATTCAGAAAGAACGCTTTACACTTGTCTTGCTGCAACAGCCGAATTCAGCTCCAAGAATATAGATGAAGATATTATTACTCGCTCTCAGTGGCTATATATCGAAGGATACAAGTTTTCAGAGCCACATAGTACTGAAGCAATTTATAAAGCTGTAGAAATTGCCAAAAAGCATGATACAAAGATTGCTGTAACATTTTCTGATACTTTTGTTACTGAACTTTTCAGAGATGGACTAATGAAGGTCGTAGAAGCCTCCGACCTTGTATTCTGCAATGAGGGAGAAGCAAAATCTTTTACTAAATCTGACAGCCGCGAAGAATCATTCAAAATACTCTGCGATATGGTTCCGAATGTTGCAGTAACTTATGGCAGCGAAGGCTCTAAGATTAAGTGGGATGGTAAGATTTATGATATTCCTTCGTTCAAAGTCAAACCAATTGATACAACCGGTGCAGGCGACAGCTATGCAGGAGCGTTTATGTATGGAATTATAAAGCATGGAGATGCAGCAATAGCCGGTAAGTTAGCCTCAAACATTTCTTCACGAATTGTTGCTCAAATGGGACCACGTGCAAAGTTTGATATGCAAAATGCTTTAATCGAAATTTTATCCGATTTGAAATAG
- a CDS encoding VOC family protein, whose protein sequence is MGRNVIAWFEMPIRRLSEVKAFYENVFGFNIVEKCVDGRTFGTIQIRTPNGIDSCGVLAEYPEPLPCSSIQYFQASTKLQFDDILSKVPKNGGVIITMPPRNHPILNSEFAICEDNKKNKFGVIIN, encoded by the coding sequence ATGGGTCGAAATGTAATTGCCTGGTTTGAAATGCCGATACGCAGGTTAAGTGAAGTTAAGGCATTTTATGAAAATGTTTTTGGATTTAATATTGTTGAAAAATGTGTTGATGGAAGGACATTCGGTACTATTCAAATTAGAACTCCGAATGGAATTGATTCTTGTGGGGTTTTGGCAGAATATCCTGAACCTCTCCCTTGCTCTTCAATTCAATATTTTCAAGCAAGTACAAAGCTTCAATTTGATGATATACTTAGTAAAGTTCCTAAGAATGGTGGTGTAATTATTACTATGCCTCCAAGAAATCATCCAATATTAAATTCTGAATTTGCAATTTGTGAGGATAATAAAAAGAATAAATTTGGAGTAATAATCAACTAA